In one window of Temnothorax longispinosus isolate EJ_2023e chromosome 9, Tlon_JGU_v1, whole genome shotgun sequence DNA:
- the LOC139819504 gene encoding sarcosine dehydrogenase, mitochondrial-like, giving the protein MLRLVRNKLPKWSLRNNRAIATSEKTEIKNTDIPSNADVVIIGGGSAGCNALYQLGKRGVNAVLLEKSKLISGTTWHTAGLLWHLRGICDVETELLKASRMLYASLQEETGIDPGWINNGGLCIAHTPERIADYERLVTSCKNFGIDAYMIDPVEAKEKFPLLDKDAFEAAIYCPADGSIDPAMLVNALTKSAEGNGCKVIEDCPAIKILVEDTDGHKTVRGVETSHGIIKTNVILNAAGAWSGTIARMVGLDIPLVPMKHAYIVTEPMNVRGLPNVRDPDFDIYFRVQGGNINIGGYEPNPIILKFPPEDFAFSLYELNWDVFNTHVEAMNRLMPALATTGIRTTVCGPESFTPDHRPIMGEDPRCTGLYYSCGYNSAGMMFGGGCGEQIALWIINGRPDKHMFNQDIRRYIPEQRKNSVWVNERSHEAYAKNYNVVFPHDEHLSGRNLKTDPFHGFLVNEGAVMEERQGWERPGWFLPDNKTAPVLPYDYGGYYDTPKNTNDTYAEILKTECTFDFPPHDNIIREEALACRNNVALFDLSYFGKHYLCGPDTKKAVDYIFTSQVDREINRTVYTCMLNKRGGVEGDCTVTGLESGSGGVVDPIFKGKSFYIVSGGMSSYHTWAHISKEIREKGFNASLHNITEQIGILSVQGPNSRQVLQTLVDADLSNKSFPYSTSKLVRVDGELVHMFRLSFVGELGFELHIPRSSCEKVYKAVVECGRKYDMKLAGFRALYSLSCEKGYHLWGADLRINDNPIEAALEIVCRKNGQYLGKTSVEQSRKNGIKKRLVHLHINDDIPLWGMESVYRNDQLVGYLRRAEHGYTFKSSIGQAYITAPNGQNVTKEFLETGTYHIEARRKKYPAKMYLRSPFDPQNKRLLGVYTI; this is encoded by the exons ATGCTTCGTTTAGTAAGGAACAag TTGCCTAAATGGAGTCTCAGAAACAACCGAGCGATCGCTACATCCGAAAAGACCGAGATAAAAAACACTGACATTCCCAGCAATGCAGACGTTGTAATAATAG GTGGTGGCAGCGCTGGTTGCAACGCACTGTATCAGTTAGGAAAACGTGGAGTCAATGCAGTGCTCTTGGAAAAATCTAAGCTTATATCTGGCACAACATGGCATACGGCAGGTCTTCTGTGGCATTTACGCGGAATATGCGACGTAGAGACGGAATTGCTGAAAGCCTCGCGAATGCTTTACGCATCTTTGCAAGAAGAGACGGGTATAGATCCAGGATGGATAAACAACGGTGGACTCTGCATCGCTCATACTCCC GAGCGAATAGCCGATTACGAAAGATTAGTTACCAGCTGTAAGAATTTCGGTATCGATGCATACATGATTGATCCGGTCGaagcgaaagaaaaatttcccCTCCTAGATAAAGACGCGTTTGAAGCTGCGATTTACTGTCCAGCGGATGGTTCGATAGATCCTGCCATGTTAGTAAATGCGTTGACAAAATCAGCAGAAGGAAACGGTTGCAAG gtCATCGAAGATTGTCCGGCCATTAAAATTCTCGTGGAGGATACCGACGGCCATAAAACCGTTCGCGGAGTGGAAACGTCTCATGGTATTATAAAAACTAACGTCATATTAAACGCGGCGGGAGCATGGTCTGGAACAATAGCGCGAATGGTAGGATTGGATATCCCGTTGGTACCGATGAAACACGCATACATTGTTACTGAGCCGATGAACGTACGAGGATTGCCAAATGTTCGAGATCCCGATTTCGATATCTACTTTCGGGTGCAGGgtggaaatataaatatcggaGGATACGAGCCGAACCCTatcatattgaaattt CCGCCGGAGGACTTTGCCTTCAGTTTATACGAGCTGAATTGGGACGTGTTCAATACCCACGTAGAGGCGATGAACCGACTGATGCCCGCTTTGGCAACCACTGGAATAAGAACAACGGTGTGCGGCCCAGAAAGCTTCACTCCCGACCACAGACCTATTATGG GTGAAGACCCACGCTGCACAGGTCTTTATTATTCTTGCGGATATAATAGCGCCGGGATGATGTTTGGAGGTGGTTGCGGAGAACAAATAGCATTATGGATAATTAATGGGCGACCGGACAAACACATGTTCAATCAGGACATCAGacg ATACATACCagaacaaagaaaaaattcagtGTGGGTGAACGAACGAAGTCACGAGGcttatgcaaaaaattacaatgttgtTTTCCCGCACGACGAACATTTAAGCGGCAGAAACTTGAAGACAGATCCTTTCCACGGT tttctcgtCAACGAAGGTGCCGTTATGGAAGAACGACAAGGATGGGAGCGTCCAGGATGGTTCCTACCAGATAACAAGACTGCTCCAGTTTTACCTTACGATTATGGTGGCTATTACGATACACCAAAGAATACGAATGACACATACGCCGAGATATTGAAAACAGAATGTACATTTGATTTTCCACCGCACGATAATATC ATACGGGAGGAAGCGCTTGCCTGTAGAAATAACGTTGCTTTATTTGATCTGTCGTATTTCGGGAAACATTACTTATGCGGCCCAGACACGAAAAAAGCAGtggattatatatttacgtcTCAAGTGGACCGAGAAATTAATAGAACTGTATACACCTGCATGTTGAATAAAAGAGGAGGTGTAGAAGGTGACTGCACGGTCACCGGTCTAGAATCTGGCTCGGGTGGTGTAGTCGATCCCATATTTAAGGGAAAATCTTTTTACATAG TAAGCGGAGGCATGTCATCGTATCACACTTGGGCACATATCAGCaaagaaataagagagaaaggtTTCAACGCGTCTCTGCACAATATTACAGAACAGATAGGAATTTTGTCAGTTCAAGGTCCTAACAG CCGCCAAGTTCTTCAAACGTTAGTCGACGCTGATCTTTCGAATAAATCATTTCCATACTCAACTTCAAAACTAGTGAGAGTAGATGGTGAACTGGTGCACATGTTTAGACTTAGTTTCGTGGGTGAACTCGGTTTCGAATTACACATTCCAAGAAGTTCGTGCGAAAAGGTTTATAAAGCTGTAGTGGAATGTGGTAGAAAATATGATATGAAATTAGCCGGCTTCAGAGCGCTGTACAGTTTAAGTTGCGAGAAAG GATATCACCTTTGGGGTGCAGACTTGAGAATTAATGACAATCCGATAGAAGCAGCTTTAGAAATCGTCTGCCGCAAGAACGGCCAGTACTTAGGAAAGACGTCTGTTGAACAGAGCCGTAAAAATGGAATAAAGAAAAGACTGGTGCATCTACACATAAACGA CGATATACCACTGTGGGGTATGGAGAGCGTTTATAGAAACGATCAATTGGTTGGCTATTTAAGAAGAGCTGAACATGGGTATACCTTTAAGAGTAGCATTGGACAGGC ATACATCACAGCTCCAAATGGACAAAATGTTACAAAGGAATTTTTAGAGACGGGTACTTACCACATTGAAGCAAGGAGGAAAAAATATCCCGCGAAGATGTATCTTCGAAGCCCATTCGATCCACAGAACAAGAGATTACTAGGTGtatacacaatataa